In the Natronolimnobius baerhuensis genome, one interval contains:
- a CDS encoding ABC transporter permease has protein sequence MISGTIVRTKAVTGLAVAQLRRSPGRTALTVLAVTIAVLSITLLASLGVGVVETGEDGLENADQDIWISSDPVDPSASGTENPIVGSHTIAADLVERDDMTYATPIAIHDVYVGTEPDELERRPAVGVQQTHEDFNFEDGEGFETPDEAYEERSSDPTTEEIVLDPRVADEIGAGVGDTIYVGTSQETAPDYEFTVVGTSQYYSQFLGSETVSLPLLDLQAVAGTTGTDRATFVTGNVADDADREEVAADLEEEYPDYDVRTSDEQIGALLEEQPLVLASGGTLVGLAVVGGLVLTVNLFALVAAQQRTQLAALRAIGLSRRLLAGTIGMQGLLIGLLGGLVGLAATPLLVRGLNDLAASVAGFEDLLQTPLEVYVIGFGLSLVVGTVVALIAGWRAGRYARIEHLEE, from the coding sequence ATGATCAGTGGCACTATCGTCCGTACGAAAGCAGTCACGGGCCTCGCGGTCGCCCAACTGCGCCGGTCACCGGGTCGAACAGCCTTGACAGTTCTTGCAGTCACAATCGCCGTGCTCTCGATTACGCTGCTTGCAAGCCTCGGCGTCGGCGTCGTCGAAACCGGCGAGGACGGCCTCGAGAACGCCGATCAGGATATCTGGATCTCGAGCGACCCGGTCGATCCCTCCGCCAGTGGGACCGAGAATCCAATCGTCGGCTCCCACACCATCGCGGCTGATCTCGTCGAACGCGACGATATGACCTACGCGACGCCGATTGCGATACACGACGTCTATGTCGGGACCGAGCCCGACGAGTTAGAGCGCCGTCCCGCCGTCGGCGTCCAGCAGACGCACGAGGACTTCAATTTCGAGGACGGCGAGGGCTTCGAGACGCCTGACGAAGCCTACGAGGAGCGCTCGAGTGATCCGACGACCGAAGAGATCGTGCTCGATCCGCGCGTCGCAGACGAGATCGGTGCAGGCGTCGGCGACACGATCTACGTCGGTACCAGCCAGGAGACCGCGCCGGACTACGAGTTCACCGTCGTCGGCACGTCGCAGTACTACTCGCAGTTCCTCGGCTCGGAGACGGTCTCGCTCCCGCTGCTCGATCTGCAGGCTGTCGCCGGAACGACCGGCACCGACCGAGCGACGTTCGTCACCGGCAACGTCGCTGACGACGCCGACCGCGAAGAAGTCGCCGCCGACCTCGAGGAGGAGTACCCCGACTACGACGTCCGAACCAGCGACGAGCAGATCGGCGCACTGCTCGAGGAACAGCCCCTCGTCCTCGCAAGCGGCGGGACGCTGGTCGGGCTCGCCGTCGTCGGCGGGCTCGTCCTCACCGTCAATCTGTTCGCGCTCGTCGCCGCTCAGCAGCGAACACAACTCGCAGCGCTGCGAGCGATTGGCCTCTCGCGTCGGCTGCTTGCGGGAACGATTGGGATGCAAGGGCTTCTCATCGGCCTACTCGGCGGCCTCGTTGGGCTCGCGGCAACGCCGCTGCTCGTCCGCGGACTCAACGATCTCGCCGCGTCGGTTGCTGGCTTCGAGGACCTGCTACAGACGCCACTCGAGGTGTACGTCATCGGTTTCGGACTCTCACTCGTCGTCGGCACCGTCGTCGCACTCATCGCTGGCTGGCGAGCGGGACGCTACGCGCGGATCGAACACCTCGAGGAGTGA
- a CDS encoding METTL5 family protein: MSLSRRSLARELESVADFADPSPDLEQYLTPPEIAAHVCHLAALEGDCSRPVVDLGTGTGMLAIGAALAGAERVVGVDIDSDALATARKNATRVDAADIEWVRGDGTSPPLALENATVLSNPPFGAQRGNRHADRDFLEAAAEIGTVSYTIHNEGSQEFVESFAADEGGEVTHAFRAEFPIAHRFEFHSEAESTLQAEVFRIKW; the protein is encoded by the coding sequence ATGTCGCTGTCTCGTCGCTCGCTTGCTCGGGAACTCGAGTCAGTCGCTGATTTTGCTGATCCCTCGCCCGACCTCGAGCAGTATCTCACGCCGCCCGAAATTGCCGCCCACGTCTGTCATCTGGCTGCACTCGAGGGCGACTGCTCGCGGCCGGTCGTCGACCTCGGGACTGGAACGGGGATGCTCGCGATTGGGGCCGCACTTGCTGGTGCCGAGCGCGTGGTCGGAGTCGATATCGATTCGGATGCGCTGGCTACCGCGCGGAAGAACGCGACTCGAGTCGACGCTGCGGACATTGAGTGGGTTCGCGGTGACGGGACGTCCCCGCCGCTCGCACTCGAGAACGCAACTGTGCTTTCGAATCCGCCCTTCGGCGCACAACGCGGGAATCGACACGCAGATCGGGACTTTCTCGAGGCTGCAGCCGAAATTGGGACGGTTTCATATACGATCCACAACGAGGGCAGTCAGGAGTTCGTCGAGTCGTTCGCCGCGGACGAAGGCGGCGAGGTGACCCACGCGTTCAGGGCCGAGTTTCCGATTGCGCACCGGTTTGAGTTTCACTCCGAAGCGGAGTCGACGCTGCAGGCGGAAGTGTTCCGGATCAAGTGGTAA
- a CDS encoding zf-TFIIB domain-containing protein, producing MDECPRCQGSLEELSLGDVSTVTCPHCEFADIPVDHDRVPDTPESWRDALNRFYEQ from the coding sequence ATGGACGAGTGTCCCCGGTGTCAGGGCTCGCTCGAGGAACTCTCCCTCGGTGACGTATCGACCGTAACCTGTCCCCACTGTGAGTTTGCGGACATCCCGGTCGACCACGACCGCGTCCCCGACACACCCGAATCCTGGCGGGACGCTCTCAATCGGTTCTACGAACAGTAA
- a CDS encoding disk-shape morphogenesis protein volactin, with protein sequence MAKGLDVGTMNILSAQQDGSDTVFVQQRNSFVEIEYSDMAEQMLSRSEVLHIRKDDKVYVVGDDALNFANIFNKETRRPMKHGILSNDEQSAIPMMKLIIEQVVGEPAYPDEKLYFSSPADPIDSDLSTLYHQKTIESFLDDMGYDSEPINEGMSVIYSELADNNFTGLGISFGAGMTNVCLSYYAVPVMKFSVARGGDWVDEQAARATGTPVDKVTSIKEDDFELDFTTDVGGVEGALSIYYENLLDYVIENIVSEVDEEDVEEGLDVPVVVTGGTSSPSGFEDLFRDHLNEANIPFSISGVTHADEPLYSVARGGLVAARSDEDVDVEEEDADAAAAE encoded by the coding sequence ATGGCTAAAGGCCTAGACGTTGGGACGATGAACATCCTGTCTGCACAGCAGGATGGATCCGACACGGTTTTCGTGCAACAGCGTAACTCCTTCGTGGAAATTGAGTACTCGGATATGGCCGAGCAGATGCTCTCGCGAAGTGAAGTGCTTCACATTCGCAAAGATGATAAGGTCTACGTCGTCGGTGACGACGCCCTGAACTTTGCGAACATTTTCAACAAGGAAACCCGGCGCCCGATGAAACACGGGATCCTGTCGAACGACGAACAAAGCGCGATTCCGATGATGAAACTCATCATCGAACAGGTCGTCGGCGAGCCGGCCTATCCTGACGAGAAACTGTATTTCTCGTCCCCTGCCGATCCAATTGACTCCGATCTCTCGACGCTGTATCACCAGAAGACGATTGAGTCCTTCCTCGACGACATGGGCTACGATTCCGAGCCGATCAACGAGGGGATGTCCGTCATCTACTCCGAACTCGCGGACAACAACTTCACCGGCCTCGGAATTTCGTTCGGTGCTGGCATGACGAACGTCTGTCTGTCCTACTACGCAGTTCCCGTCATGAAGTTCTCCGTCGCCCGCGGTGGCGACTGGGTCGACGAGCAGGCCGCCCGCGCAACAGGCACGCCCGTCGACAAGGTCACCTCGATCAAAGAGGACGACTTCGAACTCGACTTCACCACCGACGTCGGTGGCGTCGAAGGTGCACTCTCGATTTACTACGAGAACCTGCTTGACTACGTTATCGAGAACATCGTCTCGGAAGTCGACGAGGAAGACGTCGAGGAAGGCCTCGACGTCCCTGTCGTCGTCACCGGCGGGACCTCGAGTCCAAGCGGCTTCGAGGATCTGTTCCGTGACCACCTGAACGAAGCGAACATTCCGTTCTCGATCAGTGGCGTGACCCACGCCGACGAACCGCTCTACAGCGTCGCCCGTGGTGGCCTCGTCGCCGCCCGCTCCGATGAGGATGTCGACGTTGAGGAAGAAGACGCCGACGCAGCCGCTGCTGAGTAA
- a CDS encoding DUF7139 domain-containing protein, with protein sequence MSAEQSSDGYLFDLYRRYIGEPENRTDVYVGFGLFLGGVGLAVVALILFLWSSTFSRADSAYFTWVEPAYALGMLSLPAMILGLVVLLPSSKKALGVSTAGAVITVGATVGFVIAYPDSWNFMGETDYTVEVTATYAVGLAGLTASTGAALIAHYLDMAREADRVMVGDDDEPDESYTDEEIQSDIDAAMEDVELSWGGVQKTEHKRLSFSENEFDEVDVDSVGTTTTRSSGVDAQVAGLKGLKGGDTKTTTSSATVDDQTQKLKELREQQRAEELATDDGGIGDSVTGILASLRNRLRRN encoded by the coding sequence ATGTCAGCGGAACAGTCCTCAGACGGATATCTCTTCGACCTCTATCGCCGGTATATCGGTGAACCGGAGAATCGGACTGACGTGTACGTCGGATTCGGCCTCTTTCTCGGCGGGGTTGGGTTGGCGGTCGTCGCACTGATTCTCTTCCTCTGGAGCAGCACGTTCAGTCGCGCAGATTCGGCCTACTTTACCTGGGTTGAACCCGCCTACGCGCTCGGGATGCTCTCACTGCCGGCGATGATTCTCGGGCTCGTCGTCTTGTTGCCCTCGAGTAAGAAGGCACTCGGCGTCTCGACGGCGGGCGCGGTCATCACGGTTGGCGCGACAGTGGGTTTCGTGATTGCCTATCCAGACAGCTGGAACTTCATGGGCGAGACGGACTACACGGTCGAGGTTACCGCAACGTACGCCGTTGGTCTGGCCGGGTTGACTGCCTCGACAGGCGCGGCGTTAATCGCTCACTACCTCGACATGGCTCGAGAGGCAGATCGGGTTATGGTCGGTGATGACGATGAACCTGATGAGTCGTACACCGACGAGGAAATCCAGAGCGACATCGACGCCGCGATGGAAGACGTCGAACTCTCCTGGGGTGGCGTCCAGAAAACTGAGCACAAGCGCCTGAGTTTCTCCGAAAACGAGTTCGACGAGGTCGACGTTGACAGCGTCGGCACGACGACCACCCGCTCCTCGGGCGTCGACGCACAGGTCGCCGGCCTCAAGGGACTCAAAGGCGGCGACACGAAGACGACCACCTCGAGTGCGACGGTCGACGATCAGACACAGAAACTGAAAGAGCTTCGTGAGCAACAGCGTGCTGAGGAGTTGGCGACGGACGACGGCGGAATTGGTGACTCGGTGACGGGTATACTAGCGTCCTTGCGGAACCGTCTGCGGCGCAATTAA
- the dph2 gene encoding diphthamide biosynthesis enzyme Dph2, whose amino-acid sequence MSQETEYTEGDLRNTGMQLKHDREWDYELEQIIDAIEERDAEKVGLQFPEGLKRRGPKVADDLRKLTDDDVTFMLSGQPCYGACDLDTYLMKRTDVFVHFGHSPMKNTDKVIYVPLFSNVEVTPIMEDALETLDDPDETEDVGLVTTAQHMNLYEEMTEFLEERGYEVHSRRGDDRLTHEGQVLGCNYASADVPADQVLYVGGGKFHPLGLAMEHPDKHVVIADPVNNVVTVADTEKFLKQRYGAVHRAMDAEKWGVIFCTKIGQGRWDQAQEILENNDNAYLITMDEVTPDRLLNFDMDAFVNTGCPRITTDDGPRFHKPMLTPGEYEIAVGNKPLEDLSFDTFHGTW is encoded by the coding sequence ATGAGCCAGGAGACGGAGTATACCGAGGGAGACCTCCGAAACACCGGAATGCAGCTGAAACACGACCGCGAGTGGGACTACGAACTCGAGCAAATTATCGACGCCATCGAGGAGCGAGACGCCGAGAAAGTCGGCCTGCAGTTCCCCGAGGGACTCAAACGCCGCGGCCCGAAAGTGGCAGACGACCTGCGCAAGTTGACTGACGACGACGTCACGTTCATGCTCTCGGGGCAGCCCTGTTACGGTGCCTGCGACCTCGACACCTATCTGATGAAACGCACCGACGTGTTCGTGCACTTCGGCCACTCGCCAATGAAGAACACGGACAAGGTCATCTACGTGCCGCTGTTCTCGAACGTCGAGGTCACGCCGATCATGGAAGACGCCCTCGAGACGCTTGATGACCCCGATGAAACGGAAGACGTCGGCCTCGTGACGACGGCCCAGCACATGAACCTCTACGAGGAGATGACCGAATTCCTCGAGGAACGCGGCTATGAGGTCCACAGCCGCCGTGGCGACGACCGACTGACCCACGAGGGACAGGTACTCGGGTGTAACTACGCGAGCGCGGACGTGCCCGCGGACCAAGTGTTGTACGTCGGTGGCGGGAAGTTCCACCCGCTCGGGCTGGCAATGGAACACCCCGACAAACACGTCGTCATCGCCGATCCAGTCAACAACGTCGTCACCGTCGCCGACACCGAAAAATTCCTGAAACAGCGCTACGGCGCAGTTCATCGCGCGATGGACGCCGAGAAGTGGGGCGTCATCTTCTGTACGAAAATCGGCCAGGGTCGCTGGGACCAAGCCCAGGAGATTCTCGAGAACAACGACAATGCCTACCTCATCACGATGGACGAGGTCACCCCTGACCGCCTCCTGAACTTCGATATGGACGCGTTCGTCAACACCGGCTGTCCGCGAATCACGACCGATGACGGGCCGCGCTTCCACAAGCCGATGCTCACCCCCGGCGAGTACGAAATCGCCGTCGGGAACAAGCCACTCGAGGACCTCTCCTTCGATACGTTCCACGGGACCTGGTAG
- a CDS encoding DUF7344 domain-containing protein — translation MSNADVGGRTTPSQEKLFKLLADESRREVLRLVADRSPTGITPGDLAYEIAAVTNDKPLAEVTDDEHQRARIDCQHRLLPALKDADVLDDENGMLVATDALPDATLDTIRAGDDHPSNADLETVFSALADERRRTVLAALANQSDTVSVDALARVVAQREPSADDTTAAVDSIRTSLVHVHLPLLADADLIKYETESGQVIAADTAAQCVSWFESDDEGMTGECAALQSEVPL, via the coding sequence ATGAGTAATGCAGATGTCGGCGGACGAACGACGCCCTCCCAAGAGAAGCTCTTCAAGTTGCTCGCAGACGAGTCCCGTCGTGAAGTACTTCGGCTCGTCGCCGACCGCTCCCCGACCGGGATCACACCTGGTGATCTTGCATATGAGATCGCTGCAGTAACAAATGACAAACCGCTTGCCGAAGTCACAGATGACGAACACCAACGTGCACGCATTGACTGTCAGCACCGACTCCTCCCTGCCCTGAAAGACGCAGACGTTCTCGACGACGAAAACGGCATGCTCGTCGCAACCGACGCACTGCCAGACGCGACTCTCGACACCATTCGGGCTGGCGACGACCATCCCTCGAATGCAGATCTCGAGACAGTGTTCAGCGCACTCGCCGACGAGCGACGGCGGACGGTCCTCGCCGCCCTAGCCAATCAGAGCGACACGGTGTCGGTCGACGCACTCGCTCGAGTCGTTGCACAACGCGAGCCGTCGGCCGACGACACGACAGCAGCGGTCGACAGCATTCGGACATCACTGGTCCACGTCCACCTGCCACTGCTTGCCGACGCCGACCTGATCAAGTATGAAACCGAGTCGGGACAAGTCATCGCCGCGGATACCGCCGCACAGTGTGTCTCCTGGTTCGAGTCCGATGACGAGGGTATGACCGGAGAGTGTGCAGCTCTCCAGTCGGAAGTCCCGCTGTAG
- a CDS encoding MBL fold metallo-hydrolase, with protein sequence MVESDWGDWLVRDVENATPESVGIWYLGCNGFILKGSAGTTIYIDPYLSLGNPPRTVRMIPVPFDPTDVSEADAVLATHEHTDHVDGPSQAPILENTGTTFYGADDSLAVTDEEGWTDEWDINDDQFSEVAEGDTLEIGEFTIHVEAAHDPDSTHPVSYVIEHESGTIFHGGDTKPSDEFARIGEEYDIDLGILAFGTVGRVPDSDTGEPTRTRWYSDENQIIEATNDLQLDRLLPSHWDMWKGMTSDPKILHHHAKSFEFPRRLELAEIGDRVDL encoded by the coding sequence ATGGTCGAAAGCGACTGGGGAGACTGGCTTGTTCGCGACGTCGAAAACGCAACACCGGAAAGCGTCGGTATCTGGTATCTCGGCTGCAACGGCTTTATCCTCAAAGGTAGTGCAGGAACGACGATCTATATTGATCCCTATCTGAGCCTTGGCAATCCGCCACGGACGGTCCGAATGATCCCGGTTCCGTTCGATCCCACCGATGTCAGCGAGGCCGACGCCGTCCTCGCCACGCACGAACACACGGACCACGTCGATGGGCCGAGCCAGGCACCGATCCTCGAGAACACGGGCACAACGTTCTACGGGGCAGACGACAGCCTCGCGGTAACGGACGAAGAAGGCTGGACCGACGAGTGGGATATCAACGACGACCAGTTCAGCGAAGTCGCCGAAGGCGACACCCTCGAGATCGGCGAGTTTACGATTCACGTCGAAGCAGCCCACGATCCCGACTCGACGCATCCGGTTAGCTACGTGATCGAACACGAGAGCGGAACCATCTTCCATGGCGGCGATACGAAGCCGAGCGACGAGTTCGCCCGCATCGGCGAGGAGTACGATATCGATCTGGGCATCCTCGCGTTCGGAACGGTCGGCCGCGTCCCCGATTCAGACACCGGCGAGCCAACGCGAACCCGCTGGTACAGCGACGAAAACCAGATCATCGAGGCGACAAACGACCTCCAACTCGACCGGCTCCTCCCAAGTCACTGGGATATGTGGAAGGGCATGACCTCGGACCCGAAAATCCTGCACCATCACGCCAAGAGTTTCGAGTTCCCGCGCCGACTCGAACTCGCCGAGATCGGTGATCGCGTCGATCTCTAG
- a CDS encoding AAA family ATPase, whose product MSSTADTDEVIEVNADGLTVRKTFTADEFPVPAIRFAIESERDTQVTFRLSEDIPESFPMDKVGFHPDYHSDDWTAFQDNHVEFTGTLEAGAELVTVYGIRIDDERTAEAFLTEPTVVEVSADDEPTTEGDEIDDAVIDSIVSEDRNQAVREMISGDSSTVPGLDDAADESDTADADDAESTPDSDEQSAAEETAADAAVDVEEPAPDDSESVTDDADTDAEDNGDDGGLDLDLSDVDTEPDLEADDDVDDDTPDIDLGFEEDEIPDPEPVAEDEEDDLETDDDLELEVDLEDGDDDGDEPELDLNLEDAAASVDDESNDEETLDLEDGETDDDLESDADETPLEDDEDALAAVDEDLDAEEPAADDLEPVTDESDEPLEADDEEDAVSAEDDAVEMPASADDAPTSDGADDASGTDDGVDVIADTPVAQEEEKPTTDTAPETATAGAVTDDTDAVAAALATELRAGTVDERDLEVLQSELGAELDTAEIARLDHLQSRIEAVAAYTDALEQFLNEHGTGKQLIDEVKSDLSALQADVASIDNRLGGTETRLDDFGSELDTLTEWTTDLEEELSGLSDLPEGVESLEAQTADLEGGLEAVTDDVETIESDVDAVDEHVEAVEEDVETVADDVAAVDEHVEAVEDDVETVADDVAAVDEHVETVDSDVVALVDDVDDLESDIDDVADTTETLETDVDDLTGDLEAVENDVDDVSDHVEDVESDLESLQEDVTDIQEWRDQLGSMFADGGE is encoded by the coding sequence ATGAGCAGTACCGCCGATACGGACGAAGTGATCGAGGTCAACGCCGACGGGCTAACCGTCCGGAAGACGTTTACGGCGGATGAGTTCCCCGTGCCTGCGATCCGCTTCGCGATTGAATCCGAGCGAGACACACAGGTTACGTTTCGACTCTCCGAGGATATCCCTGAATCGTTCCCAATGGACAAAGTCGGCTTCCACCCCGACTATCACAGCGACGACTGGACCGCATTCCAGGACAACCACGTCGAATTCACCGGCACGCTCGAGGCCGGTGCGGAACTTGTGACGGTGTACGGTATTCGCATCGACGACGAGCGCACCGCCGAGGCATTTCTCACCGAGCCAACGGTTGTCGAGGTCAGTGCCGACGACGAACCCACAACCGAGGGTGACGAAATCGACGACGCCGTTATCGACAGCATTGTGTCCGAAGACCGGAATCAGGCCGTCCGAGAAATGATCTCGGGCGACTCGAGTACCGTTCCTGGACTCGACGATGCTGCCGACGAAAGCGACACGGCAGACGCCGACGACGCCGAGTCCACCCCCGACAGCGACGAACAGTCGGCTGCCGAGGAGACAGCAGCCGACGCTGCAGTCGACGTCGAAGAGCCGGCTCCTGATGATTCGGAATCGGTGACAGACGATGCCGATACTGACGCCGAGGACAACGGCGACGATGGCGGACTCGACCTCGATCTCAGTGACGTCGATACCGAACCGGATCTCGAGGCCGACGATGACGTCGACGACGACACGCCGGACATCGACCTCGGCTTCGAAGAAGACGAAATTCCAGACCCCGAACCCGTCGCCGAGGACGAGGAAGACGACCTCGAGACCGACGACGACCTCGAACTCGAGGTTGATCTCGAGGATGGCGACGACGACGGTGACGAACCAGAACTCGATCTCAACCTCGAGGATGCGGCAGCAAGTGTCGACGACGAGAGCAATGACGAGGAGACACTCGATCTTGAGGACGGCGAGACTGACGACGATCTCGAATCTGACGCAGATGAGACACCACTCGAGGACGACGAGGATGCCCTCGCAGCTGTCGATGAAGACCTAGACGCCGAGGAACCAGCTGCCGACGACCTCGAGCCAGTCACAGACGAGAGCGACGAGCCTCTCGAGGCTGACGACGAGGAAGACGCTGTTTCTGCCGAGGACGACGCTGTCGAGATGCCTGCCAGCGCTGACGATGCACCTACCAGCGACGGCGCTGACGATGCGTCTGGCACTGATGACGGTGTCGACGTCATCGCCGACACCCCGGTCGCACAAGAAGAAGAGAAACCAACAACAGACACAGCCCCTGAGACAGCTACTGCGGGTGCCGTCACTGACGACACCGACGCTGTCGCTGCCGCACTTGCCACCGAACTGCGTGCCGGCACCGTCGACGAGCGCGACCTCGAGGTGCTCCAGTCCGAGCTTGGAGCCGAACTCGATACTGCTGAAATCGCCCGACTCGACCACCTCCAGAGCCGCATCGAAGCGGTTGCCGCCTACACTGACGCCCTCGAGCAGTTCCTCAACGAACACGGCACCGGCAAACAGCTCATCGACGAGGTCAAATCCGATCTCTCTGCCCTGCAGGCTGACGTCGCGTCGATAGATAACCGACTCGGCGGGACCGAAACCCGCCTCGACGACTTCGGAAGCGAACTCGACACCCTCACCGAGTGGACGACCGACCTCGAGGAGGAACTCTCCGGACTCTCGGATCTTCCCGAGGGCGTCGAGTCACTCGAGGCTCAGACAGCCGATCTCGAGGGCGGCCTCGAGGCAGTCACGGACGACGTCGAAACCATCGAATCCGACGTGGACGCCGTCGACGAACACGTCGAGGCCGTCGAAGAGGACGTCGAAACGGTTGCAGACGATGTGGCTGCCGTCGACGAACATGTCGAAGCCGTCGAAGACGATGTCGAAACGGTTGCAGACGATGTGGCTGCCGTCGACGAACACGTCGAAACTGTCGACAGCGATGTCGTTGCACTCGTCGACGACGTTGACGACCTCGAATCTGATATCGACGACGTCGCAGACACCACGGAGACACTCGAAACGGATGTCGACGACCTCACCGGCGACCTTGAGGCCGTCGAAAACGACGTGGACGACGTTTCCGACCACGTCGAGGACGTCGAATCCGATCTCGAGTCGCTACAGGAAGACGTCACCGACATACAAGAGTGGCGTGACCAACTCGGCTCGATGTTTGCAGACGGCGGCGAGTAA